From the genome of Saccharomyces paradoxus strain CBS432 chromosome XII sequence:
TTCTTTACTATAATGTCCCAACTATCCAGTTTATCAGTTGGCCGGTGCCatgtcttttctttgggATCGTATATTTCTCCACTATTTGGGTAAATAAGCAGAGGCATACCAGGTAAATTAACATGCAACGTTTCAAGAATCAATGCCGATTGGTTGAAACTGACGCAGTTAACTCCCATTAATAAGAGatttttgttgatttcGCTTCCGAGACCTTTTATATGGGcagaaatttctttcaaaggGGTACCATCTCGTAGTAAACCACTATCATCCACTGACAACCCAATATAAAACGGCTTCGAAATAAGATCCTCGCCCCAAGATAGGATGGCCTTTAGCTCATGAAAATTTGGGACTGTTTCAAAACCAATAAGAtcaatatctttattttcattgaagTTATTCAACTGAGGTTTGAAAAAGCTATAATaatcaatattttcaggATGAGGACCATAGTCGCCAGTATATTCACAGGATACATGTGCTGCCCATGGGCCGATACTTCCGATTAAGTATCTGTCCTCTCCAATAAACTCACGAGTAAATGACACGATCTTATCGAGAAAATGCTTGTAAGCATCCAGAGTTTTGATTGAAGTATTCTCAGATATGCTTTTAAAATTTGCTTGATACGTAATTGTCATTAGTACGTTTGCTCCAGCATCCATAAAGTCTTTATACATTTCCTCCACTACCTTTCGCTCGTGGGAGGATTGTTGCCAAAAGGAGTCGCTTGTAAAAGGAGCCGCAGACCATACTGGGCTATTTATGTTAATGCCTCTGTTTTCCAATTCTGTACCCTGTCCACCATCAAGGATAAGAACTTTTTGAGGGTGCTCAAGtattagtttttttattgaaatacGCTTCAtctgtttttttgatttcttttttcaggTTGGAGACTAGAAACTTGTAATTGAAATCCCTTCACAACCGACCTGTTTAAATTATCTGCCTGGTGATACTTTTCAAGTTGTgtgttgttgctgctttgCTACAGGCATACAATATCTCGCCACAATTTGAAAGTGCTTACAGGCCACAGTTTTTACCGCTCCACAGTTCTTGCAaggaatattttttttttcattcacCTTGCGGGGTTACCGTGGAGATGCCAAGATGAAATGCGTATATATTTTGCAGATTTGGGTGGTTAAGTAATCATCCTCGAGGGTTTCTCATGATCAAGATACCATGAACGATAGCAAGAAATGGATGAATTCGAGTCTACCAAACTTTCGAAAGTGCAATTTGCCACTAGCGTGATAAGTACGCCCTCAACTGATGGAAATAATCTAATCCACAGATTTAAGAACTCTTTCAAGCGAAATGATTCATCAGCTATCCAAGATGGCCTGCTGTACTCTGAACTTTcggaggaagaaaaaatacaatggGACTTAGCTAACCAACCGTATAAAAAGGTTCTAGATCAAAGGCACTTGACCATGATAGCCATTGGAGGTACCCTAGGGACGGGGCTTTTCATTGGTTTGGGGGAATCACTAGCGTCCGGACCTGCTTCTTTGCTTATTGGATTCTTGTTGGTCGGCGCGTCTATGCTCTGCGTTGTTCAGTGCGGAGCCGAACTTTCATGCCAGTATCCTGTCTCCGGTTCCTATGCTCTACATGCTAGT
Proteins encoded in this window:
- the MHT1 gene encoding S-adenosylmethionine-homocysteine S-methyltransferase MHT1 (S-methylmethionine-homocysteine methyltransferase~similar to YLL062C); amino-acid sequence: MKRISIKKLILEHPQKVLILDGGQGTELENRGININSPVWSAAPFTSDSFWQQSSHERKVVEEMYKDFMDAGANVLMTITYQANFKSISENTSIKTLDAYKHFLDKIVSFTREFIGEDRYLIGSIGPWAAHVSCEYTGDYGPHPENIDYYSFFKPQLNNFNENKDIDLIGFETVPNFHELKAILSWGEDLISKPFYIGLSVDDSGLLRDGTPLKEISAHIKGLGSEINKNLLLMGVNCVSFNQSALILETLHVNLPGMPLLIYPNSGEIYDPKEKTWHRPTDKLDSWDIIVKKYVDNGARIIGGCCRTSPKDIAEIASAVDKY